A genomic window from Sulfurimonas paralvinellae includes:
- the accD gene encoding acetyl-CoA carboxylase, carboxyltransferase subunit beta: MDFLNLFKKTFENKQPEKAEAGSHWIKCKSCHSLMYYKEVENQNYVCPKCGYHIRIGVKERIKLLADEGTFVEYDAGLEPVDPLKFVDSKPYKKRIEDGEKKTGRKSSVVAGSCKMNGTPVQLVIFDFAFMGGSLGSVEGEKIVRAVNRAIENREGLIILSASGGARMQESTFSLLQMSKTSAALGKLSNENLPFISVLTDPTMGGVSASFANLGDIIIAEPGALVGFAGARVIEQTIGSELPEGFQRAEFLLDHGSIDMIVNRNELKKTLADLLVLMTNND; encoded by the coding sequence TTGGACTTTCTTAACCTTTTTAAAAAGACATTTGAAAATAAACAACCTGAAAAAGCAGAAGCTGGTTCTCATTGGATAAAATGTAAATCTTGCCACTCTCTTATGTACTACAAAGAGGTTGAGAATCAAAACTATGTATGTCCAAAATGTGGCTATCATATTCGTATCGGCGTTAAAGAGCGTATTAAACTGCTTGCAGATGAAGGTACATTTGTAGAGTACGACGCAGGTCTCGAGCCTGTAGATCCATTAAAATTTGTTGACAGCAAGCCTTACAAAAAGAGAATTGAAGATGGTGAAAAAAAGACAGGAAGAAAATCTTCTGTCGTTGCCGGAAGCTGTAAGATGAATGGTACACCTGTGCAGCTTGTGATCTTTGACTTTGCTTTTATGGGCGGGTCTCTGGGTTCCGTTGAAGGTGAAAAAATTGTACGTGCAGTGAATCGTGCTATAGAAAATCGTGAAGGTTTGATTATTCTTTCAGCTTCCGGAGGGGCGAGAATGCAGGAGTCTACTTTTTCACTGCTTCAAATGAGTAAAACATCTGCGGCACTTGGGAAGCTTTCTAATGAGAACCTTCCGTTTATCTCAGTACTTACTGACCCTACAATGGGTGGTGTATCAGCATCATTTGCAAATCTTGGTGACATTATTATAGCAGAACCGGGTGCACTTGTCGGTTTTGCAGGAGCAAGGGTAATTGAGCAGACAATCGGTTCTGAACTTCCTGAAGGCTTTCAAAGAGCCGAGTTCTTACTCGATCATGGTTCTATCGATATGATCGTTAATCGTAATGAACTTAAAAAGACACTTGCTGATCTTCTTGTACTTATGACAAATAACGACTAA
- a CDS encoding glutamate synthase subunit beta, which translates to MREYLTTERIDPEKRLVVERTKDFGEIYEVFDRDDAATQSDRCIQCGDPFCLNKCPLHNYIPQWLKAVSEKDLEFAFRLSNEPSPFPEVMGRVCPHDRLCEGDCTLNDGHGAITIGSVETHITEAGFKAGYKPEFPGITTDKKVAVIGSGPAGLSVATYLLRSGIAVTMYERSDRAGGLLTYGIPNFKLDKKVVERRIKLLEEAGMKLVLNCEVGRDIDFEEIANQHDAMFIGVGATKAKSAGISGENAPNVYAAMDYLTAIQRKNFNLSYDKKFDFKDLNVVVIGGGDTAMDCLRTAKREGAKSVTCLYRRDEKNMPGSKKEYKNAMEEGVDFTFFVAPKEIILNEAGQAVAVEVVKTTLGAKDESGRQRMEEVKGSEHRVNADVIIMSLGFDPAVPSFLAENGIETNSWGGIIINEETHETTTSGIYAGGDCFRGADLVVTAAYDGREAARSIANALLK; encoded by the coding sequence ATGAGAGAATATTTAACGACTGAAAGAATTGATCCGGAAAAAAGACTTGTTGTTGAGAGAACAAAAGATTTTGGTGAAATTTATGAAGTTTTTGACCGTGATGATGCTGCCACGCAAAGTGACAGATGTATCCAGTGTGGTGATCCGTTTTGTCTTAATAAATGTCCTCTTCATAACTACATTCCTCAGTGGCTCAAAGCGGTAAGTGAAAAAGATCTTGAATTTGCATTCAGACTTTCAAATGAGCCTTCTCCGTTCCCAGAAGTAATGGGAAGAGTCTGTCCTCATGACAGACTTTGTGAAGGAGACTGTACACTTAATGACGGTCATGGTGCCATTACTATCGGTTCTGTTGAAACGCATATCACAGAAGCAGGATTTAAAGCTGGTTATAAACCTGAGTTCCCAGGAATCACTACTGATAAAAAAGTAGCAGTCATCGGAAGCGGACCTGCCGGGCTTTCTGTTGCAACATATCTCTTAAGAAGTGGAATTGCCGTGACAATGTATGAAAGAAGTGACCGTGCAGGCGGGCTTTTAACATATGGTATTCCAAACTTTAAGCTTGATAAGAAAGTTGTCGAGCGTCGTATTAAACTTCTTGAAGAAGCGGGTATGAAGCTTGTGCTTAACTGTGAAGTAGGGCGTGACATTGATTTTGAAGAGATAGCAAATCAGCATGATGCGATGTTTATCGGTGTTGGTGCGACAAAAGCAAAATCTGCAGGAATTTCGGGTGAAAATGCACCGAATGTCTATGCCGCTATGGATTACCTTACAGCTATTCAGAGAAAGAACTTTAATCTTAGCTATGACAAAAAATTCGACTTTAAAGACTTGAATGTTGTCGTTATCGGTGGTGGTGATACTGCGATGGACTGCCTTAGAACTGCTAAGCGTGAGGGTGCAAAATCTGTAACATGTCTCTACCGTCGTGATGAAAAAAATATGCCGGGAAGTAAAAAAGAGTATAAGAATGCGATGGAAGAGGGAGTTGATTTCACTTTCTTCGTTGCTCCAAAAGAGATTATACTCAATGAAGCAGGCCAGGCAGTTGCCGTTGAAGTTGTAAAAACAACACTCGGTGCAAAAGATGAATCCGGTCGTCAGCGAATGGAAGAGGTCAAAGGAAGCGAACACAGAGTCAATGCCGATGTTATTATTATGTCTCTTGGATTTGACCCTGCTGTGCCTTCATTCTTGGCTGAAAACGGAATAGAGACAAATTCATGGGGCGGCATTATCATCAATGAGGAAACGCATGAGACAACAACATCGGGAATCTATGCCGGCGGTGACTGTTTCAGAGGTGCCGACCTTGTTGTAACAGCCGCTTATGACGGTCGTGAAGCGGCACGCAGCATTGCAAATGCTTTGCTCAAATAA
- the gltB gene encoding glutamate synthase large subunit produces the protein MVEHHDLLRSFKDNCGFGLVANIDNKPSRKVLNDAITALERMMHRGAVAADGKTGDGSGLLLGMPEEFIRKIACENGVELSKQFAVASVFTKDLKNLDVVEDICANNDLKVVLRRVVPVNTNALGEQALETLPNIIQLFIVPNSIMATNRFDALLYLSRKEAEHQLVDDKDFYIASMSSRVLSYKGLVMPTHIKEFYEDLQDESFKISFSLFHQRFSTNTLPEWRLAQPFRAVAHNGEINSVEGNRINVAIKSESIKSEVFSAEEIERLLPILQPGASDSASADNFLEFLLVNGMDFFKAVRAVIPSAWQNAPHMDPELRAFYEYFSTVFEAWDGPAAFSVTDGRYIGCALDRNGLRPSKYIITHENNLLIASEYGVIDINEDEIKERGRLQSGEMIGLDLKYGKILKSNQIDDYLKSSNPYMKWLNEHMIYLQEHVEEQYSEAEAMDEDTLVRKQKFYNITEEIVEQVIEPMINDSKEAVGSMGDDTPLAAFSQKQRNFTDFFKQKFAQVTNPPIDPIREKVVMSLNTGFGEVHNILDEIPSHAHRLKSISPIITKEKLEVLKSFGDKKSPSYQSFYQNETFSTAYEGNLREALDMLVAQIIGSVKNDGTRIVILDDADFGPTKKTIPMAMAVGRVNFALLKAKIRHLVSIIAVTGEVVDSHSAAVLIGYGVSAIYPNLLFATAINQLKRKKNTDIAVHEALKSVHTAINGGLLKIMSKMGIATIASYRNSGLFDVMGLSREIVEDCFESSNCVIPGLSYEDIDERLEKFHRSAFKNDGFKKIFPLNIGGFYKFYTGQEHHDFGPAVIHAIHKMASSGKTEDFEALKKLVNGRGLKMIRDFLDIKSDRKPIDISEVEPKEAIFKRFASAAMSLGSISPEAHETIAIAMNRIGGQSNSGEGGEDKARFSTERVSKIKQVASGRFGVTPAYLRSAEEIQIKVAQGAKPGEGGQLPGHKVTPLIGKLRHTVPGVTLISPPPHHDIYSIEDLAQLIFDMKQVNPKARVAVKLVSTVGVGTIAAGVAKAYADKIIISGGDGGTGAAPLTSIKFAGNPWELGLSEAHNALKANNLRGLVELQTDGGLKTGLDVVKAALLGAESFAFGTGVLTIVGCKMLRICHVNKCSVGIATQNEKLREEFFKGHVDQVINYFTLLAEDVRSIMAELGYKTMEEMIGRVDLLKAKEDEFAKKFDFSAILHKEEGVNTHQQPFNPPFDDNAFEKDVLKEAYVAIKHPEHPIRINREICNLNRSFGALVSGEIAEYYGDTGLKPDTIKINLEGVAGQALGAFLINGVSIYLKGVANDYIGKGMHGGKIIITSKNEGETYSAGGNTCLYGATGGKLYISGSVGERFAVRNSGAFAIVEGTGDNACEYMTGGVVVILGRTGINFGAGMTGGISFVYDKEHSFIENVNGELVEAVRIDTDEGDEARHYLKRLLKDYVVETGSKKAQELLNNFRVEVRNFWLVKPKNLTKLPLNLENGD, from the coding sequence ATGGTTGAACATCATGATTTATTGAGATCGTTTAAAGATAACTGTGGTTTTGGTCTTGTTGCCAACATTGACAACAAGCCTTCACGTAAGGTTTTAAATGATGCTATTACTGCACTGGAGCGTATGATGCACCGCGGTGCTGTTGCAGCAGATGGAAAAACGGGGGATGGAAGCGGACTTCTTCTTGGTATGCCGGAAGAGTTTATTCGTAAAATAGCTTGTGAAAATGGAGTAGAGCTCTCAAAGCAGTTCGCCGTTGCATCTGTATTTACAAAAGATCTGAAAAATTTGGATGTTGTTGAGGATATCTGTGCTAACAACGATCTTAAAGTCGTCCTTCGCCGTGTCGTACCTGTTAATACAAATGCACTTGGCGAACAGGCACTGGAAACACTTCCAAATATCATTCAACTTTTTATTGTGCCTAATTCAATTATGGCAACAAACAGATTTGATGCACTTCTGTATCTTTCACGCAAAGAGGCTGAGCATCAGCTTGTTGATGACAAAGATTTTTATATAGCTTCTATGAGTTCACGTGTTCTCTCTTATAAAGGACTTGTTATGCCGACGCATATTAAAGAGTTCTATGAAGACCTGCAAGATGAATCGTTCAAGATATCTTTTTCACTTTTCCACCAGAGATTCTCTACAAATACGCTCCCTGAATGGCGTCTTGCTCAGCCTTTTAGAGCTGTTGCGCATAATGGTGAGATAAACTCGGTTGAGGGGAACCGAATTAATGTCGCTATTAAATCAGAGTCTATTAAATCAGAGGTCTTTTCTGCCGAAGAGATAGAGAGACTTCTCCCAATTTTACAACCTGGTGCTTCGGACTCGGCTTCAGCTGACAACTTTTTAGAGTTTTTGCTTGTCAACGGTATGGACTTTTTCAAAGCAGTTCGTGCAGTTATTCCTTCAGCATGGCAGAATGCTCCGCATATGGACCCGGAACTTCGTGCATTCTATGAATACTTTTCAACTGTATTTGAAGCATGGGACGGTCCGGCAGCATTCTCTGTGACAGACGGCCGTTATATCGGATGTGCTCTTGATAGAAATGGATTGCGTCCTTCAAAATACATCATCACGCATGAGAACAACCTTCTTATCGCATCAGAGTATGGTGTTATTGATATTAACGAAGATGAGATCAAAGAGCGTGGAAGACTGCAGTCTGGCGAAATGATCGGGCTTGACCTTAAATATGGAAAAATTCTCAAATCAAATCAAATAGATGACTATCTAAAATCTTCAAATCCATATATGAAATGGCTTAATGAACATATGATTTATCTGCAAGAGCATGTTGAAGAGCAGTACAGCGAAGCAGAAGCAATGGATGAAGATACGCTTGTAAGAAAACAGAAGTTTTACAACATCACTGAAGAGATCGTCGAGCAGGTAATTGAACCGATGATAAATGACTCTAAAGAGGCAGTTGGATCTATGGGTGACGATACGCCGCTTGCCGCATTCTCTCAAAAACAGAGAAATTTTACAGACTTTTTCAAGCAAAAATTTGCACAGGTGACAAACCCGCCTATCGATCCTATCCGTGAAAAAGTTGTTATGAGTCTCAATACAGGTTTTGGTGAAGTGCACAATATCTTAGATGAAATTCCTTCCCATGCGCATAGACTCAAATCTATTTCACCGATCATTACAAAAGAGAAACTTGAAGTCTTGAAATCATTCGGTGATAAAAAATCACCTTCGTACCAAAGTTTCTATCAAAATGAAACATTTTCTACAGCCTATGAAGGAAATCTTCGAGAAGCACTTGATATGCTTGTCGCACAAATCATTGGTTCTGTGAAGAATGACGGTACACGCATCGTTATTTTGGATGATGCAGATTTTGGACCGACGAAAAAGACAATTCCTATGGCTATGGCGGTAGGACGTGTTAATTTTGCACTTTTAAAGGCAAAAATTCGTCATCTTGTTTCTATTATTGCTGTTACAGGTGAAGTGGTTGATTCTCACTCAGCTGCTGTACTTATTGGTTACGGTGTAAGTGCAATCTATCCAAATCTTCTTTTTGCAACGGCTATCAATCAGTTGAAACGCAAAAAGAACACTGATATTGCAGTTCATGAAGCACTTAAATCTGTTCATACGGCTATTAATGGCGGTCTTTTGAAGATTATGTCAAAAATGGGTATTGCAACAATTGCATCGTATAGAAACTCAGGTCTTTTTGATGTTATGGGACTCTCACGTGAGATCGTCGAAGATTGTTTTGAATCTTCTAACTGCGTCATTCCTGGACTTAGCTATGAAGATATTGATGAAAGATTGGAAAAATTTCATAGATCAGCATTTAAAAATGACGGCTTTAAAAAGATTTTTCCACTTAATATCGGTGGTTTCTATAAATTCTATACAGGTCAGGAACATCATGATTTCGGTCCTGCAGTTATTCATGCTATTCACAAAATGGCATCAAGCGGAAAAACAGAAGATTTTGAAGCATTGAAAAAACTCGTTAACGGTCGTGGTCTGAAGATGATCCGTGATTTCTTAGATATCAAATCAGACAGAAAACCGATCGATATCTCTGAAGTAGAACCAAAAGAGGCAATCTTTAAACGTTTTGCATCGGCTGCAATGAGTTTAGGTTCAATCTCTCCGGAAGCGCATGAGACGATCGCTATTGCTATGAATAGAATTGGCGGACAATCAAACTCAGGTGAAGGTGGAGAAGACAAAGCACGTTTTTCAACTGAGCGAGTTTCCAAGATCAAACAGGTTGCTTCCGGGCGATTTGGTGTGACTCCTGCATATCTTAGAAGTGCAGAAGAGATTCAGATCAAAGTTGCACAGGGTGCAAAACCGGGTGAGGGTGGACAACTTCCAGGGCATAAAGTTACTCCGCTTATCGGCAAACTGCGTCATACGGTTCCTGGTGTTACACTTATTTCACCTCCGCCACACCATGATATCTACTCTATCGAAGATTTAGCGCAGCTTATCTTTGATATGAAACAGGTTAATCCAAAAGCACGTGTTGCAGTTAAGCTTGTCTCTACTGTCGGTGTCGGTACGATCGCAGCGGGTGTTGCAAAAGCGTATGCTGATAAAATCATCATCTCCGGTGGAGACGGTGGTACAGGTGCTGCTCCGCTTACTTCCATCAAATTTGCAGGAAATCCATGGGAACTTGGACTTTCAGAAGCACATAATGCCCTTAAAGCAAATAACTTGCGCGGCCTTGTAGAACTACAAACAGACGGTGGTCTTAAAACCGGACTTGATGTTGTAAAAGCTGCTCTTTTAGGTGCTGAGAGTTTTGCATTTGGTACAGGAGTATTGACGATCGTTGGATGTAAAATGCTTCGTATCTGTCATGTCAACAAATGTTCTGTCGGTATTGCTACACAAAACGAAAAGCTGCGTGAAGAGTTCTTTAAAGGACATGTCGATCAGGTTATCAACTACTTTACGCTTCTTGCAGAAGATGTACGTTCTATTATGGCAGAGCTTGGTTATAAAACAATGGAAGAGATGATAGGTCGTGTTGATCTGCTCAAAGCTAAAGAGGATGAATTTGCGAAGAAATTCGACTTCTCTGCAATATTGCATAAAGAAGAAGGTGTTAATACACATCAGCAGCCATTTAATCCTCCTTTTGATGACAATGCATTTGAAAAAGATGTGCTTAAAGAAGCTTATGTTGCTATTAAACATCCGGAACACCCTATTAGAATAAATCGAGAGATATGTAACTTAAACAGAAGTTTTGGTGCACTTGTCTCTGGTGAAATTGCAGAATATTACGGTGATACAGGACTCAAACCTGATACGATCAAGATCAATCTTGAAGGTGTTGCAGGGCAGGCTCTTGGTGCATTTTTGATAAATGGTGTCTCTATCTACCTTAAAGGTGTGGCAAATGACTACATTGGTAAAGGTATGCACGGAGGTAAGATCATCATTACATCAAAAAATGAAGGTGAAACGTACTCAGCAGGTGGTAATACATGTCTTTATGGTGCTACAGGCGGTAAGCTTTATATCTCAGGAAGTGTTGGTGAACGTTTTGCTGTTCGTAACTCTGGAGCGTTTGCTATTGTCGAGGGGACTGGAGATAATGCTTGTGAATATATGACAGGCGGTGTTGTTGTTATTCTTGGACGTACGGGTATCAACTTTGGTGCTGGTATGACAGGTGGTATCAGTTTTGTATATGATAAAGAACACAGTTTCATAGAAAATGTAAACGGTGAACTTGTTGAAGCGGTAAGAATAGATACCGATGAGGGTGACGAAGCACGACACTACCTCAAACGACTTTTAAAAGACTATGTTGTAGAGACAGGTAGTAAAAAAGCACAGGAATTATTGAATAATTTTAGAGTGGAAGTAAGAAATTTCTGGCTTGTAAAACCGAAAAATTTAACAAAATTACCACTTAACCTAGAGAATGGAGATTAA
- the recO gene encoding recombination protein RecO: protein MKGFIISLNRVKEEDLIVTILSNGNLETLYRFYGARHGVINLGFLIDYEIEPSSKSTIGRLKDVIHIGYPWINNHEQLRLWQSFSGLFYRHLKDAEDIGSFYYELLEHASQEWNRQNPKRVAIESYVKLLEQEGRLHQDKYCFLCSRRLEENIALIRAYLPTHPNCSHTYAINAKGLYELYENKSSLFLNDKEIDRLWNVLMEGL, encoded by the coding sequence TTGAAAGGTTTTATCATAAGTCTTAACCGTGTTAAAGAAGAAGATCTGATAGTTACAATTTTATCAAACGGGAACTTAGAGACGCTTTATAGATTTTATGGAGCACGTCACGGCGTCATCAATCTTGGCTTTTTGATCGATTATGAGATCGAACCATCCTCTAAAAGTACAATCGGACGCTTGAAAGATGTCATTCATATCGGCTATCCGTGGATAAACAATCATGAACAACTGAGACTTTGGCAGAGCTTTAGCGGACTTTTCTACCGACACCTCAAGGATGCAGAAGATATCGGCTCTTTTTACTATGAACTTTTAGAGCATGCTTCCCAGGAGTGGAATAGACAGAACCCAAAAAGAGTAGCAATAGAGAGTTATGTAAAACTGCTTGAACAGGAGGGTCGCCTTCATCAGGACAAATATTGTTTTTTATGCTCACGCAGACTTGAAGAAAATATTGCCCTTATTCGGGCATATCTGCCGACACATCCTAACTGCTCACATACCTATGCCATCAACGCAAAAGGACTTTATGAACTCTATGAAAACAAATCTTCTCTTTTTTTAAATGACAAAGAGATCGATCGACTCTGGAATGTTCTTATGGAAGGGTTATAA
- a CDS encoding 3-methyladenine DNA glycosylase yields the protein MSKIVAEIYEFLRKEDLLQNSPPLWWPNAGTFEVVVSAVLTQNTTWKNVEKSLKNLEGFLTLESFLTLDEIELKEKIRPSGFYNQKAPRLLQLSRNIKDEFKNFETFGQEVSRKWLLEQKGIGKESADAILCYGCLREEVVVDSYTKRLLKRFEIEFKEYDDYKEYLESGLREVIPKEQIFETFALFHGMIVEYNKKVKL from the coding sequence ATGTCAAAAATTGTAGCGGAAATTTATGAGTTTTTACGAAAAGAGGATCTGCTACAAAATTCACCACCGCTATGGTGGCCGAATGCAGGAACTTTTGAAGTAGTGGTCAGTGCTGTTCTTACACAAAATACCACCTGGAAAAATGTTGAAAAGTCTCTGAAAAATCTAGAAGGATTTTTAACACTTGAAAGCTTCTTGACACTGGATGAAATTGAACTAAAAGAGAAGATTCGACCAAGCGGATTTTACAATCAAAAAGCTCCTCGGCTTTTACAGCTCTCACGCAATATTAAAGATGAATTTAAAAACTTTGAGACTTTTGGACAAGAGGTCTCACGCAAATGGCTGCTGGAGCAAAAAGGGATAGGAAAAGAGAGTGCTGATGCAATTCTATGCTACGGGTGTCTGCGTGAGGAGGTGGTTGTTGACAGCTACACAAAACGGCTTTTGAAGAGATTTGAGATAGAATTTAAAGAGTATGATGATTACAAAGAGTATTTGGAGTCGGGATTGCGTGAGGTTATTCCAAAAGAGCAAATCTTTGAAACTTTTGCACTGTTTCACGGCATGATAGTGGAATATAATAAAAAAGTGAAGTTATAA
- a CDS encoding class I SAM-dependent methyltransferase produces MIEDKERWNIRYKEKPFRDYVEPIIEKYIDLANKGRALDIACGQGRNTHFIAEKGFEVDAVDLSDYALSCVRDEPNIHKIEADLDEYNLEKNKYDLVVNMNYLNRRFYHQIKEALKPDGLVIFETFIIAHGDFDNPQNPEYLLRKNELLHTFISLDIIYYEEHDDINLRGEKTRVASLVAQKRSC; encoded by the coding sequence ATGATAGAAGATAAAGAGAGATGGAATATTCGATATAAAGAGAAGCCTTTTCGTGATTATGTTGAGCCGATTATTGAAAAATATATAGATCTGGCAAATAAAGGACGTGCTTTAGATATCGCATGCGGGCAGGGTAGAAATACACATTTTATAGCCGAGAAAGGTTTTGAAGTGGATGCAGTTGATTTGAGTGATTATGCACTTTCTTGCGTGAGAGATGAGCCAAATATTCATAAAATAGAGGCTGATCTCGATGAGTATAATTTAGAAAAGAACAAGTATGATCTTGTTGTCAATATGAACTATCTCAACCGTCGTTTTTATCATCAGATAAAAGAGGCATTGAAGCCAGATGGTTTAGTGATTTTTGAGACATTTATCATAGCTCACGGAGATTTTGATAATCCTCAAAACCCAGAATATTTACTACGCAAAAATGAATTGCTGCATACATTTATAAGTCTTGATATTATCTACTATGAAGAACATGATGATATCAATCTTCGTGGGGAGAAAACCCGTGTAGCTTCGCTTGTAGCGCAAAAAAGATCCTGTTAG
- the nspC gene encoding carboxynorspermidine decarboxylase, translating into MKNQPKELETPYYLCEEELLENNLKILDRVQKESGVKVILALKGFAMWSTFELVSKYLQGCTASGLYEAKLAREEFCKFNPHAEVHTYSPAFKESEIEEIASISDHIVFNSPNQLKKFLCKVKEINPKIDISLRVNPEVSSSPVDIYNPCGLYSRLGTTLENMDEESLKQVDGLNFHALCEQDVDALEAVLESFEEKFAQYLPNLKYVNFGGGHHITKKGYNVDGVIWIIKEFKKKYNNIDVYLEPGEAVGWETGYLVSSVLDTFKNGMNIAILDTSAEAHMPDTLAMPYRAEVRGAGEAGEKKYTYRLGGNTCLAGDIMGDYSFDKPLKVGDTLIFEDQIHYTFVKNTTFNGIKLPSLAIKRRDGTVELIREFGYEDYKNRLS; encoded by the coding sequence ATGAAGAATCAGCCTAAAGAACTAGAGACGCCTTATTATCTCTGTGAAGAGGAGCTCTTAGAAAACAATCTTAAGATTTTGGATCGGGTGCAAAAAGAGAGCGGGGTAAAAGTGATCTTAGCTCTGAAGGGTTTTGCGATGTGGTCTACTTTCGAGTTGGTATCAAAATATCTGCAGGGCTGTACAGCAAGTGGACTCTATGAAGCAAAACTGGCACGAGAAGAGTTTTGCAAATTCAATCCTCACGCAGAGGTCCATACCTACTCACCCGCTTTTAAAGAGAGTGAGATAGAAGAGATAGCTTCCATCTCTGATCATATTGTTTTTAATTCTCCAAATCAATTAAAGAAATTTCTTTGTAAAGTCAAAGAAATAAATCCAAAAATAGATATTTCTTTACGTGTCAATCCTGAAGTTTCATCTTCGCCTGTTGATATTTATAATCCATGCGGACTTTATTCAAGACTCGGTACAACATTGGAAAATATGGATGAAGAATCCCTAAAACAGGTAGATGGACTTAATTTTCATGCACTTTGCGAGCAAGATGTTGATGCTTTGGAGGCAGTTCTTGAGAGTTTTGAGGAAAAATTTGCACAATATCTGCCAAATTTGAAGTATGTTAACTTTGGCGGAGGGCATCATATAACAAAAAAAGGCTATAATGTTGATGGAGTTATTTGGATAATCAAAGAATTTAAGAAAAAATATAATAATATAGATGTTTATCTTGAACCAGGTGAAGCTGTCGGCTGGGAGACTGGGTATCTGGTCTCAAGTGTACTTGATACTTTTAAAAACGGTATGAACATAGCTATTTTGGATACATCGGCTGAAGCACATATGCCGGATACTTTGGCGATGCCTTATCGTGCCGAAGTGAGGGGTGCGGGTGAAGCCGGTGAGAAAAAGTACACTTATCGATTAGGTGGCAATACCTGTCTTGCCGGTGATATCATGGGAGATTACTCTTTTGATAAACCTTTAAAAGTTGGCGATACTCTCATTTTTGAAGATCAGATTCACTATACCTTTGTGAAAAATACAACTTTTAACGGTATAAAGCTGCCGTCTCTTGCCATCAAACGCAGAGATGGTACTGTAGAGCTGATTCGTGAATTTGGTTATGAAGATTATAAAAACAGATTGAGTTAG
- a CDS encoding HDOD domain-containing protein, producing MTYEDLVKNIDDMPPLSKVAMVIQGLYANGARNVDVRKLIRMIEADVMLTANILKTINSPYYGFRSQISSISQAVTLLGTQQIYSLVIHYAISQHLTADTTIYGFNNAQFNEMCILQSSLMMQWYAKIDLHDTHILTSLALIMESGKIIISKELMGSDYREEYRKGFLACENIPKFEQEFLSTTSYYLSALLFEHWNLTPIYSIVLKNLDRNESEYDEEVDAIFSQYIKAIDVIRTAINLKEVLTDASIQKAAAKVAQMGLSSEDFETVANRIRKKYEESA from the coding sequence ATGACCTATGAAGATCTAGTTAAAAACATTGATGATATGCCGCCGCTTTCTAAAGTTGCAATGGTTATTCAGGGACTCTATGCCAATGGAGCACGAAATGTTGATGTAAGAAAGTTGATTCGTATGATAGAAGCGGATGTTATGCTTACGGCAAATATCTTAAAGACAATAAATTCACCTTATTATGGTTTTAGAAGCCAAATATCCTCTATTTCGCAGGCAGTGACACTTTTAGGGACACAGCAGATATACTCACTTGTTATTCATTATGCCATATCGCAGCATTTAACGGCAGATACGACGATATACGGCTTTAACAATGCACAGTTCAATGAGATGTGTATCCTGCAGAGCTCGTTAATGATGCAGTGGTATGCAAAGATCGATCTGCATGACACGCATATACTGACATCTTTAGCACTTATTATGGAGTCTGGCAAGATCATTATTTCAAAAGAGTTGATGGGTAGTGATTATCGTGAAGAGTATAGAAAAGGCTTTTTAGCTTGTGAGAATATTCCGAAGTTTGAGCAGGAGTTTTTATCGACTACTTCTTATTATCTGAGTGCATTACTCTTTGAACACTGGAATTTGACACCGATTTACTCGATAGTCTTGAAAAACCTTGACAGAAATGAATCAGAGTATGATGAAGAGGTTGATGCAATCTTTTCGCAGTATATCAAAGCGATAGATGTCATTCGTACGGCTATTAATCTCAAAGAAGTTTTGACAGATGCCTCTATACAAAAAGCTGCTGCAAAAGTCGCTCAAATGGGTCTAAGCAGTGAAGATTTTGAAACAGTTGCCAACAGGATACGAAAAAAGTATGAAGAATCAGCCTAA